Proteins found in one Channa argus isolate prfri chromosome 7, Channa argus male v1.0, whole genome shotgun sequence genomic segment:
- the LOC137130553 gene encoding uncharacterized protein isoform X7, whose translation MICFVLYHTLATDYTPRRVEEQPHAEMAEDGGIVNISTAESKGSSLVVERIRRSNGPRKRGAAKKYKLYFLCLAAIAITVPVSEGISVRSFACKDKDTCPKLMTIYGPNDTRLYHRDLDETFPECSGVSPPTPQSCVACTSQADIVIICPKDIGKLEGETNDGRHITNITSHDEQQQLNGRASFHLGISNGLFLMVVLGAPAIKWIVLL comes from the exons ATGATTTGCTTTGTCCTTTACCACACA CTGGCCACAGATTACACACCCAGGAGAGTGG AGGAACAGCCACATGCTGAGATGGCAGAAGATGGCGGCATAGTGAATATTTCCACAGCAGAGTCAAAAGGCTCATCACTAGTTGTTGAAAGAATAAGGAGGAGCAACGGCCCCAGGAAAAGAGGTGCTGCTAAGAAATATAAAc tgtacTTTCTATGTTTGGCGGCAATTGCAATCACCGTACCTGTCTCTGAGGGAATTTCTG TTCGGTCCTTTGCCTGCAAAGACAAGGACACATGCCCAAAGTTGATGACCATTTATGGACCTAATGACACTCGACTGTACCACAGAGATCTTGATGAAACTTTTCCAGAATGTTCTGGAGTTTCTCCACCTACTCCTCAGAGTTGCGTTGCGTGTACCTCCCAAGCAGACATCGTCATCATCTGTCCAAAGGACATAGGAAAATTGGAGGGGGAAACTAATGATGGACGCCACATTACCAACATAACTTCTCATG aTGAACAGCAGCAGCTAAATGGCCGTGCATCTTTTCACTTGGGCATTAGCAATG GTCTCTTTTTGATGGTTGTGTTGGGAGCCCCTGCGATTAAGT GGATAGTTCTGCTGTGA
- the LOC137130553 gene encoding uncharacterized protein isoform X1, giving the protein MTNLMDDLLCPLPHTGHRLHTQESGDDGLSSNMEHKFSENYSQNDFPIADKGSFVRPIPEEQDKMTRPIVYVTQNSKINSSVPHSQSESLLKPPNLAGAKKKPFPPQATPVAQSDKGLEEATDNTLLRTTTITEEQPHAEMAEDGGIVNISTAESKGSSLVVERIRRSNGPRKRGAAKKYKLYFLCLAAIAITVPVSEGISVRSFACKDKDTCPKLMTIYGPNDTRLYHRDLDETFPECSGVSPPTPQSCVACTSQADIVIICPKDIGKLEGETNDGRHITNITSHDEQQQLNGRASFHLGISNGLFLMVVLGAPAIKWIVLL; this is encoded by the exons ATGACCAATTTAATGGATGATTTGCTTTGTCCTTTACCACACA CTGGCCACAGATTACACACCCAGGAGAGTGG TGATGATGGGCTCTCTTCCAACATGGAGCATAAGTTTAGTGAAAATTACAGTCAAAATGATTTTCCCATAGCAGACAAAGGGAGCTTTGTGAGACCTATTCCTGAGGAGCAAGACAAAATGACACGCCCTATAGTATATGTGACCCAAAATTCAAAGATCAACTCCAGTGTGCCTCACTCACAGTCTGAGAGTTTATTAAAACCACCAAACCTAGCTGgggctaaaaaaaaaccctttcctCCACAAGCCACACCGGTAGCCCAATCAGATAAAGGGCTGGAGGAGGCAACTGACAACACTTTACTAAGAACAACAACCATTACAGAGGAACAGCCACATGCTGAGATGGCAGAAGATGGCGGCATAGTGAATATTTCCACAGCAGAGTCAAAAGGCTCATCACTAGTTGTTGAAAGAATAAGGAGGAGCAACGGCCCCAGGAAAAGAGGTGCTGCTAAGAAATATAAAc tgtacTTTCTATGTTTGGCGGCAATTGCAATCACCGTACCTGTCTCTGAGGGAATTTCTG TTCGGTCCTTTGCCTGCAAAGACAAGGACACATGCCCAAAGTTGATGACCATTTATGGACCTAATGACACTCGACTGTACCACAGAGATCTTGATGAAACTTTTCCAGAATGTTCTGGAGTTTCTCCACCTACTCCTCAGAGTTGCGTTGCGTGTACCTCCCAAGCAGACATCGTCATCATCTGTCCAAAGGACATAGGAAAATTGGAGGGGGAAACTAATGATGGACGCCACATTACCAACATAACTTCTCATG aTGAACAGCAGCAGCTAAATGGCCGTGCATCTTTTCACTTGGGCATTAGCAATG GTCTCTTTTTGATGGTTGTGTTGGGAGCCCCTGCGATTAAGT GGATAGTTCTGCTGTGA
- the LOC137130553 gene encoding uncharacterized protein isoform X6, whose translation MTNLMDDLLCPLPHTGHRLHTQESGDDGLSSNMEHKFSENYSQNDFPIADKGSFVRPIPEEQDKMTRPIVYVTQNSKINSSVPHSQSESLLKPPNLAGAKKKPFPPQATPVAQSDKGLEEATDNTLLRTTTITEEQPHAEMAEDGGIVNISTAESKGSSLVVERIRRSNGPRKRGAAKKYKLYFLCLAAIAITVPVSEGISVRSFACKDKDTCPKLMTIYGPNDTRLYHRDLDETFPECSGVSPPTPQSCVACTSQADIVIICPKDIGKLEGETNDGRHITNITSHGIVLL comes from the exons ATGACCAATTTAATGGATGATTTGCTTTGTCCTTTACCACACA CTGGCCACAGATTACACACCCAGGAGAGTGG TGATGATGGGCTCTCTTCCAACATGGAGCATAAGTTTAGTGAAAATTACAGTCAAAATGATTTTCCCATAGCAGACAAAGGGAGCTTTGTGAGACCTATTCCTGAGGAGCAAGACAAAATGACACGCCCTATAGTATATGTGACCCAAAATTCAAAGATCAACTCCAGTGTGCCTCACTCACAGTCTGAGAGTTTATTAAAACCACCAAACCTAGCTGgggctaaaaaaaaaccctttcctCCACAAGCCACACCGGTAGCCCAATCAGATAAAGGGCTGGAGGAGGCAACTGACAACACTTTACTAAGAACAACAACCATTACAGAGGAACAGCCACATGCTGAGATGGCAGAAGATGGCGGCATAGTGAATATTTCCACAGCAGAGTCAAAAGGCTCATCACTAGTTGTTGAAAGAATAAGGAGGAGCAACGGCCCCAGGAAAAGAGGTGCTGCTAAGAAATATAAAc tgtacTTTCTATGTTTGGCGGCAATTGCAATCACCGTACCTGTCTCTGAGGGAATTTCTG TTCGGTCCTTTGCCTGCAAAGACAAGGACACATGCCCAAAGTTGATGACCATTTATGGACCTAATGACACTCGACTGTACCACAGAGATCTTGATGAAACTTTTCCAGAATGTTCTGGAGTTTCTCCACCTACTCCTCAGAGTTGCGTTGCGTGTACCTCCCAAGCAGACATCGTCATCATCTGTCCAAAGGACATAGGAAAATTGGAGGGGGAAACTAATGATGGACGCCACATTACCAACATAACTTCTCATG GGATAGTTCTGCTGTGA
- the LOC137130553 gene encoding uncharacterized protein isoform X4, translating into MTNLMDDLLCPLPHTGHRLHTQESGDDGLSSNMEHKFSENYSQNDFPIADKGSFVRPIPEEQDKMTRPIVYVTQNSKINSSVPHSQSESLLKPPNLAGAKKKPFPPQATPVAQSDKGLEEATDNTLLRTTTITEEQPHAEMAEDGGIVNISTAESKGSSLVVERIRRSNGPRKRGAAKKYKLYFLCLAAIAITVPVSEGISVRSFACKDKDTCPKLMTIYGPNDTRLYHRDLDETFPECSGVSPPTPQSCVACTSQADIVIICPKDIGKLEGETNDGRHITNITSHDEQQQLNGRASFHLGISNGIVLL; encoded by the exons ATGACCAATTTAATGGATGATTTGCTTTGTCCTTTACCACACA CTGGCCACAGATTACACACCCAGGAGAGTGG TGATGATGGGCTCTCTTCCAACATGGAGCATAAGTTTAGTGAAAATTACAGTCAAAATGATTTTCCCATAGCAGACAAAGGGAGCTTTGTGAGACCTATTCCTGAGGAGCAAGACAAAATGACACGCCCTATAGTATATGTGACCCAAAATTCAAAGATCAACTCCAGTGTGCCTCACTCACAGTCTGAGAGTTTATTAAAACCACCAAACCTAGCTGgggctaaaaaaaaaccctttcctCCACAAGCCACACCGGTAGCCCAATCAGATAAAGGGCTGGAGGAGGCAACTGACAACACTTTACTAAGAACAACAACCATTACAGAGGAACAGCCACATGCTGAGATGGCAGAAGATGGCGGCATAGTGAATATTTCCACAGCAGAGTCAAAAGGCTCATCACTAGTTGTTGAAAGAATAAGGAGGAGCAACGGCCCCAGGAAAAGAGGTGCTGCTAAGAAATATAAAc tgtacTTTCTATGTTTGGCGGCAATTGCAATCACCGTACCTGTCTCTGAGGGAATTTCTG TTCGGTCCTTTGCCTGCAAAGACAAGGACACATGCCCAAAGTTGATGACCATTTATGGACCTAATGACACTCGACTGTACCACAGAGATCTTGATGAAACTTTTCCAGAATGTTCTGGAGTTTCTCCACCTACTCCTCAGAGTTGCGTTGCGTGTACCTCCCAAGCAGACATCGTCATCATCTGTCCAAAGGACATAGGAAAATTGGAGGGGGAAACTAATGATGGACGCCACATTACCAACATAACTTCTCATG aTGAACAGCAGCAGCTAAATGGCCGTGCATCTTTTCACTTGGGCATTAGCAATG GGATAGTTCTGCTGTGA
- the LOC137130553 gene encoding uncharacterized protein isoform X5 produces MEHKFSENYSQNDFPIADKGSFVRPIPEEQDKMTRPIVYVTQNSKINSSVPHSQSESLLKPPNLAGAKKKPFPPQATPVAQSDKGLEEATDNTLLRTTTITEEQPHAEMAEDGGIVNISTAESKGSSLVVERIRRSNGPRKRGAAKKYKLYFLCLAAIAITVPVSEGISVRSFACKDKDTCPKLMTIYGPNDTRLYHRDLDETFPECSGVSPPTPQSCVACTSQADIVIICPKDIGKLEGETNDGRHITNITSHDEQQQLNGRASFHLGISNGLFLMVVLGAPAIKWIVLL; encoded by the exons ATGGAGCATAAGTTTAGTGAAAATTACAGTCAAAATGATTTTCCCATAGCAGACAAAGGGAGCTTTGTGAGACCTATTCCTGAGGAGCAAGACAAAATGACACGCCCTATAGTATATGTGACCCAAAATTCAAAGATCAACTCCAGTGTGCCTCACTCACAGTCTGAGAGTTTATTAAAACCACCAAACCTAGCTGgggctaaaaaaaaaccctttcctCCACAAGCCACACCGGTAGCCCAATCAGATAAAGGGCTGGAGGAGGCAACTGACAACACTTTACTAAGAACAACAACCATTACAGAGGAACAGCCACATGCTGAGATGGCAGAAGATGGCGGCATAGTGAATATTTCCACAGCAGAGTCAAAAGGCTCATCACTAGTTGTTGAAAGAATAAGGAGGAGCAACGGCCCCAGGAAAAGAGGTGCTGCTAAGAAATATAAAc tgtacTTTCTATGTTTGGCGGCAATTGCAATCACCGTACCTGTCTCTGAGGGAATTTCTG TTCGGTCCTTTGCCTGCAAAGACAAGGACACATGCCCAAAGTTGATGACCATTTATGGACCTAATGACACTCGACTGTACCACAGAGATCTTGATGAAACTTTTCCAGAATGTTCTGGAGTTTCTCCACCTACTCCTCAGAGTTGCGTTGCGTGTACCTCCCAAGCAGACATCGTCATCATCTGTCCAAAGGACATAGGAAAATTGGAGGGGGAAACTAATGATGGACGCCACATTACCAACATAACTTCTCATG aTGAACAGCAGCAGCTAAATGGCCGTGCATCTTTTCACTTGGGCATTAGCAATG GTCTCTTTTTGATGGTTGTGTTGGGAGCCCCTGCGATTAAGT GGATAGTTCTGCTGTGA
- the LOC137130553 gene encoding uncharacterized protein isoform X3 produces MTNLMDDLLCPLPHTGHRLHTQESGDDGLSSNMEHKFSENYSQNDFPIADKGSFVRPIPEEQDKMTRPIVYVTQNSKINSSVPHSQSESLLKPPNLAGAKKKPFPPQATPVAQSDKGLEEATDNTLLRTTTITEEQPHAEMAEDGGIVNISTAESKGSSLVVERIRRSNGPRKRVYFLCLAAIAITVPVSEGISVRSFACKDKDTCPKLMTIYGPNDTRLYHRDLDETFPECSGVSPPTPQSCVACTSQADIVIICPKDIGKLEGETNDGRHITNITSHDEQQQLNGRASFHLGISNGLFLMVVLGAPAIKWIVLL; encoded by the exons ATGACCAATTTAATGGATGATTTGCTTTGTCCTTTACCACACA CTGGCCACAGATTACACACCCAGGAGAGTGG TGATGATGGGCTCTCTTCCAACATGGAGCATAAGTTTAGTGAAAATTACAGTCAAAATGATTTTCCCATAGCAGACAAAGGGAGCTTTGTGAGACCTATTCCTGAGGAGCAAGACAAAATGACACGCCCTATAGTATATGTGACCCAAAATTCAAAGATCAACTCCAGTGTGCCTCACTCACAGTCTGAGAGTTTATTAAAACCACCAAACCTAGCTGgggctaaaaaaaaaccctttcctCCACAAGCCACACCGGTAGCCCAATCAGATAAAGGGCTGGAGGAGGCAACTGACAACACTTTACTAAGAACAACAACCATTACAGAGGAACAGCCACATGCTGAGATGGCAGAAGATGGCGGCATAGTGAATATTTCCACAGCAGAGTCAAAAGGCTCATCACTAGTTGTTGAAAGAATAAGGAGGAGCAACGGCCCCAGGAAAAGAG tgtacTTTCTATGTTTGGCGGCAATTGCAATCACCGTACCTGTCTCTGAGGGAATTTCTG TTCGGTCCTTTGCCTGCAAAGACAAGGACACATGCCCAAAGTTGATGACCATTTATGGACCTAATGACACTCGACTGTACCACAGAGATCTTGATGAAACTTTTCCAGAATGTTCTGGAGTTTCTCCACCTACTCCTCAGAGTTGCGTTGCGTGTACCTCCCAAGCAGACATCGTCATCATCTGTCCAAAGGACATAGGAAAATTGGAGGGGGAAACTAATGATGGACGCCACATTACCAACATAACTTCTCATG aTGAACAGCAGCAGCTAAATGGCCGTGCATCTTTTCACTTGGGCATTAGCAATG GTCTCTTTTTGATGGTTGTGTTGGGAGCCCCTGCGATTAAGT GGATAGTTCTGCTGTGA
- the LOC137130553 gene encoding uncharacterized protein isoform X2, whose translation MTNLMDDLLCPLPHTGHRLHTQESGDDGLSSNMEHKFSENYSQNDFPIADKGSFVRPIPEEQDKMTRPIVYVTQNSKINSSVPHSQSESLLKPPNLAGAKKKPFPPQATPVAQSDKGLEEATDNTLLRTTTITEEQPHAEMAEDGGIVNISTAESKGSSLVVERIRRSNGPRKRGAAKKYKLYFLCLAAIAITVPVSEGISVRSFACKDKDTCPKLMTIYGPNDTRLYHRDLDETFPECSGVSPPTPQSCVACTSQADIVIICPKDIGKLEGETNDGRHITNITSHDEQQQLNGRASFHLGISNVHFHLCRSLFDGCVGSPCD comes from the exons ATGACCAATTTAATGGATGATTTGCTTTGTCCTTTACCACACA CTGGCCACAGATTACACACCCAGGAGAGTGG TGATGATGGGCTCTCTTCCAACATGGAGCATAAGTTTAGTGAAAATTACAGTCAAAATGATTTTCCCATAGCAGACAAAGGGAGCTTTGTGAGACCTATTCCTGAGGAGCAAGACAAAATGACACGCCCTATAGTATATGTGACCCAAAATTCAAAGATCAACTCCAGTGTGCCTCACTCACAGTCTGAGAGTTTATTAAAACCACCAAACCTAGCTGgggctaaaaaaaaaccctttcctCCACAAGCCACACCGGTAGCCCAATCAGATAAAGGGCTGGAGGAGGCAACTGACAACACTTTACTAAGAACAACAACCATTACAGAGGAACAGCCACATGCTGAGATGGCAGAAGATGGCGGCATAGTGAATATTTCCACAGCAGAGTCAAAAGGCTCATCACTAGTTGTTGAAAGAATAAGGAGGAGCAACGGCCCCAGGAAAAGAGGTGCTGCTAAGAAATATAAAc tgtacTTTCTATGTTTGGCGGCAATTGCAATCACCGTACCTGTCTCTGAGGGAATTTCTG TTCGGTCCTTTGCCTGCAAAGACAAGGACACATGCCCAAAGTTGATGACCATTTATGGACCTAATGACACTCGACTGTACCACAGAGATCTTGATGAAACTTTTCCAGAATGTTCTGGAGTTTCTCCACCTACTCCTCAGAGTTGCGTTGCGTGTACCTCCCAAGCAGACATCGTCATCATCTGTCCAAAGGACATAGGAAAATTGGAGGGGGAAACTAATGATGGACGCCACATTACCAACATAACTTCTCATG aTGAACAGCAGCAGCTAAATGGCCGTGCATCTTTTCACTTGGGCATTAGCAATG TGCATTTTCATTTATGCAGGTCTCTTTTTGATGGTTGTGTTGGGAGCCCCTGCGATTAA
- the LOC137130553 gene encoding uncharacterized protein isoform X8 — MAEDGGIVNISTAESKGSSLVVERIRRSNGPRKRGAAKKYKLYFLCLAAIAITVPVSEGISVRSFACKDKDTCPKLMTIYGPNDTRLYHRDLDETFPECSGVSPPTPQSCVACTSQADIVIICPKDIGKLEGETNDGRHITNITSHDEQQQLNGRASFHLGISNGLFLMVVLGAPAIKWIVLL, encoded by the exons ATGGCAGAAGATGGCGGCATAGTGAATATTTCCACAGCAGAGTCAAAAGGCTCATCACTAGTTGTTGAAAGAATAAGGAGGAGCAACGGCCCCAGGAAAAGAGGTGCTGCTAAGAAATATAAAc tgtacTTTCTATGTTTGGCGGCAATTGCAATCACCGTACCTGTCTCTGAGGGAATTTCTG TTCGGTCCTTTGCCTGCAAAGACAAGGACACATGCCCAAAGTTGATGACCATTTATGGACCTAATGACACTCGACTGTACCACAGAGATCTTGATGAAACTTTTCCAGAATGTTCTGGAGTTTCTCCACCTACTCCTCAGAGTTGCGTTGCGTGTACCTCCCAAGCAGACATCGTCATCATCTGTCCAAAGGACATAGGAAAATTGGAGGGGGAAACTAATGATGGACGCCACATTACCAACATAACTTCTCATG aTGAACAGCAGCAGCTAAATGGCCGTGCATCTTTTCACTTGGGCATTAGCAATG GTCTCTTTTTGATGGTTGTGTTGGGAGCCCCTGCGATTAAGT GGATAGTTCTGCTGTGA
- the zmp:0000000881 gene encoding probable serine/threonine-protein kinase DDB_G0275165 produces the protein MDQTKRRGAHLTPDNYVHSCSDLTQLLFFYSEKMAFSTATIAKGCFGKVYKEKYNDTWAAIKKVPQQFINRKDLERECDVYNKVNHPNIVKLLGNITLREGKWIIPLEFIFGEDLETTIFKASKSKIQMSPSVKATIIVGMCEGLLHLHYNDVVHQDLKPENIMVEHNTNRAVIIDLGLAKFFRHGLNSAVDMGNEAYSAPEVLQRVSQRDQRSDVWAMGKIIAELCARIRLYTPSVCPAKIKETLHEQLFCQPVCRMVETDPSRRATMAGVISDIRRAGIILNTQKDNLKPPPPNVNVRNQSPSPLNRDPSPMNKDPTPVHKDPSPMKRDPTPVHRDLTPMNRDPTPVHRDLTPMNRDPTPVHRDLTPMNRDPTPVHRDLTPMNRDPTPVHRDLTPMNRAALPVNKDPAPITRGPTPLNWQRSPRPEFKALLPTPAVQRSPSPGLAKREDKNKNQALVPTAGLTQDFRKMNMYQEFAKGLPCNLPMTGRVVVQRFEEKDGEVESWEQKEVVTRNGKIVKFDDVKFNSS, from the exons ATGGACCAGACAAAAAGGCGTGGAGCACATCTTACTCCTGACAACTATGTTCACTCATGTTCAGACCTGACACAGCTGCTTTTCTTCTACAGCGAAAAG ATGGCGTTCTCCACAGCCACCATCGCAAAGGGCTGTTTTGGGAAGGTGTACAAGGAGAAGTACAATGACACCTGGGCTGCTATAAAAAAAGTCCCCCAACAATTCATCAATAGAAAAGACCTGGAGAGAGAGTGTGACGTGTACAA CAAAGTAAATCATCCCAACATAGTGAAGCTTCTGGGCAACATAACACTCAGAGAAGGGAAATGGATAATTCCTCTAGAGTTTATCTTCGGAGAGGATTTAGAGACCACCATCTTTAAAGCATCAAAGTCTAAAATACAG ATGTCTCCCTCTGTAAAAGCCACCATCATTGTCGGCATGTGTGAAGGGCTGCTTCACCTCCACTACAACGATGTTGTCCATCAAGACCTGAAGCCTGAAAACATCATG GTGGAACATAACACAAACAGAGCGGTAATCATTGACTTGGGACTGGCCAAGTTTTTCCGCCATGGCCTCAACTCTGCTGTGGACATGGGGAATGAGGCCTACTCAGCTCCTGAAGTGTTGCAGAGGGTCAGTCAGCGGGACCAGCGCTCAGATGTGTGGGCCATGGGTAAGATTATAGCTGAGCTCTGTGCGCGGATTCGACTGTACACACCAAGCGTCTGCCCCGCCAAGATCAAGGAGACCCTGCATGAGCAACTGTTCTGCCAGCCTGTGTGTAGGATGGTGGAGACCGATCCTTCACGGAGGGCCACCATGGCAGGGGTTATAAGTGACATACGAAGGGCTGGCATCATCCTCAACACTCAAAAAGACAACCTAAAGCCACCTCCACCTAACGTTAATGTAAGAAACCAGTCTCCATCTCCACTGAACAGGGATCCGTCTCCAATGAACAAGGATCCCACACCAGTGCACAAAGATCCATCTCCAATGAAAAGGGATCCTACACCAGTGCACAGGGATCTAACTCCAATGAACAGGGATCCTACACCAGTGCACAGGGATCTAACTCCAATGAACAGGGATCCTACACCAGTGCACAGGGATCTAACTCCAATGAACAGGGATCCTACACCAGTGCACAGGGATCTAACTCCAATGAACAGGGATCCTACACCAGTGCACAGGGACCTAACTCCAATGAACAGGGCTGCTTTGCCAGTCAACAAAGACCCAGCACCAATAACCCGGGGTCCTACACCGCTAAATTGGCAGCGCTCACCCAGACCAGAATTCAAAGCATTACTTCCTACACCAGCAGTGCAACGCTCTCCTTCCCCTGGCCTTGCGAAGAGAGAGGACAAGAACAAAAACCAGGCTCTGGTCCCAACAGCCGGGCTCACACAGGACTTTAGAAAGATGAACATGTACCAAGAGTTTGCCAAGGGTCTGCCCTGCAACCTGCCCATGACAGGGAGAGTGGTGGTGCAACGCTTTGAGGAGAAAGACGGGGAAGTGGAATCATGGGAACAGAAGGAGGTGGTGACACGTAATGGCAAGATAGTTAAATTTGACGATGTCAAGTTTAATAGCAGTTAG